In Spirosoma aureum, a single genomic region encodes these proteins:
- a CDS encoding Kelch repeat-containing protein yields the protein MNRSCLYTLGLLIGGLSAHAQSWQPVTPQNTCETRHENAAALVGDSLYAIGGRGIKPLEALNLKTLIWKRLPTPPVEMNHFQAINYNGEVYVMCAFEGKYPHETPIPNIYIYSPKKGEWRKGPEIPKERLRGSAGVVVYKDKIYLSCGIIDGHWDGHVAWLDEYDPKTNTWKRLADAPRTRDHISAAVVGDKMYLAGGRNSTARINKVLETTIAEVDVYDFKTNRWETLPATSNIPTQRAGSTAVTQGGKVWVIGGETTQLLAHNEAEALDPKTNRWTSGPKMNQGRHGTQAVVYDGKIYIVAGSANHGGGPELNTVEVLK from the coding sequence ATGAATCGTTCCTGTCTTTATACACTTGGTCTGCTGATCGGTGGACTTTCTGCTCATGCACAGTCCTGGCAACCGGTTACTCCGCAAAATACCTGTGAAACCCGTCATGAAAACGCGGCCGCTCTGGTTGGAGACAGCCTGTATGCCATTGGCGGACGAGGGATAAAACCGCTTGAGGCACTCAATCTGAAAACATTAATCTGGAAACGTTTACCGACTCCACCGGTCGAGATGAATCATTTTCAGGCGATCAACTACAACGGCGAAGTTTATGTAATGTGTGCTTTTGAGGGGAAATACCCGCACGAAACACCCATTCCGAACATTTATATCTACAGCCCTAAAAAGGGCGAATGGCGCAAAGGACCAGAAATTCCGAAAGAGCGGCTTCGCGGTTCGGCAGGCGTTGTGGTTTACAAAGACAAAATTTACCTGAGCTGCGGAATAATCGATGGCCATTGGGACGGCCATGTTGCCTGGCTGGATGAATATGATCCGAAAACCAATACCTGGAAACGACTGGCCGATGCGCCCCGCACCCGCGATCACATTTCAGCGGCTGTAGTCGGCGACAAAATGTATCTGGCAGGTGGTCGAAATTCGACGGCTCGTATCAATAAAGTGCTCGAAACGACTATCGCGGAGGTCGATGTCTATGATTTCAAGACCAATCGCTGGGAAACACTGCCAGCCACATCCAACATTCCAACGCAAAGGGCCGGTAGCACGGCGGTTACGCAGGGCGGAAAAGTTTGGGTAATTGGCGGTGAAACAACACAGCTACTAGCCCATAACGAGGCCGAAGCCCTCGATCCCAAAACCAATCGCTGGACATCCGGCCCGAAAATGAACCAGGGTCGTCATGGTACACAGGCGGTTGTGTACGACGGAAAAATTTATATTGTTGCCGGTTCGGCCAATCACGGTGGAGGGCCTGAACTGAATACGGTTGAGGTCTTGAAATAA
- a CDS encoding Gfo/Idh/MocA family protein, producing MTTRRQFLQNSTQLAVTTGLTTLLPNELTATDLQRKFSAADTVSIGLIGCNNMGWADLTSMLKNQGVRCIALCDVDQNVLNKRAAELAKLPAAAGQKATLYADFRKLLENKDIDAVIVGTPDHWHCLPTVYACQAGKDVYVEKPLANSIEECDLMVAAARKHKRIVQVGQWQRSGEHWKAALDFVRSGQIGKIRSVKTWAFMPYGKTFPVVANEPVPAGVDYAMWLGPSPQRPFNRNRFHGTFRYFWDYAGGLMTDWGAHMIDIALWGMQVTAPKSVMAMGGRFGFPDHDGETPDTMQVLYDYGNFSLSWEQSLGTGRGPYDRDHGVAFIGNLGTVVIDRGKWEVLPEVEAGKYLTPAMPVRFGDGKDLDRHTLNFVECIRSRQQPNCPVDVGRNVAVHAQLGNMAHRLGQQLFWDDATGTVTSNPKANELVKAHYRNSWQLPTV from the coding sequence ATGACGACGCGCCGACAATTTCTACAAAACTCTACTCAGCTGGCTGTTACCACGGGCTTGACAACGTTGCTTCCGAATGAGCTGACAGCAACTGACCTGCAACGAAAGTTTTCAGCCGCCGACACCGTATCGATTGGCCTGATTGGCTGTAACAATATGGGCTGGGCCGACCTGACATCGATGCTAAAAAATCAGGGTGTACGTTGTATCGCGCTGTGTGACGTCGATCAGAACGTACTCAATAAACGGGCGGCCGAGCTGGCAAAACTACCCGCAGCAGCAGGTCAGAAGGCTACGCTCTATGCTGATTTCCGAAAGCTTTTGGAAAACAAAGACATCGACGCGGTTATTGTTGGAACACCCGACCACTGGCACTGCCTGCCAACGGTTTATGCCTGCCAGGCGGGTAAAGACGTGTATGTAGAAAAGCCATTAGCCAATAGTATCGAGGAATGTGATCTGATGGTGGCGGCCGCTCGTAAACACAAGCGCATTGTGCAGGTTGGGCAATGGCAGCGAAGTGGTGAGCATTGGAAAGCAGCTCTCGATTTCGTACGATCTGGGCAAATCGGCAAAATCAGGTCGGTGAAAACCTGGGCTTTTATGCCCTATGGCAAAACCTTTCCGGTAGTTGCCAATGAGCCCGTTCCGGCAGGTGTCGACTATGCGATGTGGCTGGGACCATCACCCCAACGTCCATTCAACCGCAACCGTTTCCATGGAACTTTCCGTTATTTCTGGGATTATGCCGGTGGTTTAATGACCGATTGGGGAGCCCACATGATCGATATTGCGTTATGGGGAATGCAGGTCACTGCGCCCAAATCAGTGATGGCGATGGGTGGCCGATTTGGCTTTCCGGATCACGACGGCGAAACCCCCGACACCATGCAGGTCCTTTATGATTATGGCAATTTCTCCCTGTCGTGGGAGCAATCACTCGGTACTGGGCGCGGCCCCTACGACCGCGATCACGGGGTGGCTTTTATTGGTAATCTGGGGACAGTAGTTATTGATCGGGGCAAGTGGGAGGTGTTGCCAGAGGTTGAAGCGGGCAAGTACCTCACTCCCGCTATGCCAGTGCGATTCGGCGATGGCAAAGATCTCGACAGACACACGCTTAACTTCGTTGAGTGCATTCGAAGTCGTCAGCAGCCTAACTGCCCGGTCGATGTGGGGCGTAATGTAGCCGTACACGCACAATTAGGAAACATGGCGCATCGGCTGGGACAGCAATTATTCTGGGACGATGCGACAGGCACAGTTACCAGTAATCCTAAAGCAAACGAGCTGGTAAAGGCGCACTACCGTAATTCATGGCAATTGCCGACCGTTTAA
- a CDS encoding PDDEXK family nuclease, producing the protein MWNRKSKAGKVIDSNGGFFLKDKSLKAPDVAWIRKDRWDAQSHDEKNHFRTWLLILSWNCNLILTTSMT; encoded by the coding sequence ATTTGGAATCGAAAGAGCAAAGCCGGGAAGGTCATAGACTCGAATGGTGGGTTTTTTCTGAAAGATAAATCCTTGAAAGCGCCGGATGTAGCCTGGATTCGTAAAGATCGTTGGGATGCACAGAGTCACGATGAAAAAAATCATTTCCGTACCTGGCTCCTGATTTTGTCCTGGAATTGCAATCTGATTCTGACAACATCAATGACCTGA
- a CDS encoding Uma2 family endonuclease: MQSDSDNINDLKRKMEKFIQNGVRLAWLVSTRE; encoded by the coding sequence TTGCAATCTGATTCTGACAACATCAATGACCTGAAAAGAAAGATGGAAAAATTTATTCAGAATGGTGTTCGGTTGGCGTGGTTAGTGTCAACCCGTGAATAG
- a CDS encoding catalase, with the protein METKNQNGNGHPANGQSDKGNANADDQTLTTRQGHPISDNQNTRTVGSRGPTTLENYQFLEKITHFDRERIPERVVHARGAGAHGYFEAYGMVGNEPIAKYTRAKLFQQKGKQTPVFVRFSSVIHGGHSPETLRDPRGFATKFYTEDGNWDLVGNNLKVFFIRDAMKFPDLVHAFKPDPVTNRQDGERIFDFISNTPEAMHMITFLFSPWGIPATYRQMQGSGVNTYKWVNDAGEGVLVKYHWEPKQGIKNLTQEQAEQIQGKNFNHSTQDLYEAIERGEFPEWEFCVQIMSDDDHPELDFDPLDDTKLWPTDQFPFLPIGRMVLNRNPENYFAEVEQAAFGTGVLVDGLDFSDDKMLQGRTLSYSDTQRYRVGANYLQLPINAPKKRVATNQRDGQMAYIVDTAPGQNPHVNYEPSSLGGLKESTKPGPDHTPYVAGNLVRQKIERTNDFKQAGERYRSFEDWERDDLINNLVGALKPAHKVVQDKMIELFTKCDEDYGRRVAEGIRQDNTGHATPNETQAEGVRQAAEESQSAQPY; encoded by the coding sequence ATGGAAACGAAAAACCAGAATGGCAATGGTCATCCGGCAAATGGCCAGTCAGATAAGGGCAATGCCAATGCCGATGATCAAACGCTAACAACCCGACAAGGCCACCCCATTAGCGATAATCAGAACACGCGCACGGTTGGGAGCCGCGGGCCAACGACACTGGAGAATTATCAGTTTCTGGAAAAAATCACCCATTTCGACCGAGAGCGGATTCCGGAGCGGGTTGTGCATGCACGTGGCGCAGGTGCCCATGGGTATTTTGAAGCCTATGGTATGGTGGGAAACGAGCCCATTGCGAAATATACGCGGGCGAAATTGTTCCAGCAGAAAGGTAAACAGACGCCCGTATTTGTGCGGTTCTCGTCCGTCATTCACGGCGGCCATTCACCCGAAACACTACGCGACCCACGGGGTTTTGCGACCAAATTTTATACGGAAGATGGCAACTGGGATTTAGTCGGGAATAATCTGAAAGTGTTTTTCATTCGGGATGCGATGAAATTTCCGGATCTGGTTCACGCTTTCAAACCCGACCCGGTAACGAATCGGCAGGATGGCGAACGTATTTTCGACTTCATTAGCAATACGCCGGAAGCCATGCATATGATTACGTTTCTGTTCTCGCCCTGGGGTATTCCGGCCACTTACCGGCAAATGCAGGGCTCAGGGGTCAACACCTACAAATGGGTCAATGACGCCGGCGAAGGGGTTCTGGTAAAATACCACTGGGAACCGAAACAGGGAATCAAAAACCTGACCCAGGAACAGGCCGAACAGATTCAGGGTAAGAATTTCAACCACTCGACGCAGGATCTGTATGAAGCTATTGAGCGGGGTGAGTTTCCGGAATGGGAATTCTGCGTACAGATCATGAGCGACGACGACCATCCCGAACTCGATTTCGACCCATTGGATGATACCAAACTCTGGCCAACCGACCAGTTTCCATTTTTACCCATTGGCCGGATGGTGCTAAATCGTAATCCCGAAAACTATTTCGCAGAGGTTGAGCAGGCAGCATTCGGGACAGGCGTACTCGTTGACGGTCTGGATTTCTCGGACGATAAAATGCTTCAGGGACGGACGCTGTCGTATTCCGACACGCAACGGTATCGCGTTGGCGCCAACTACCTGCAACTTCCGATCAATGCACCGAAAAAACGAGTGGCAACCAACCAGCGCGATGGTCAGATGGCCTATATCGTAGACACCGCACCGGGGCAAAATCCACATGTCAATTACGAGCCATCATCACTGGGTGGCTTGAAAGAATCGACAAAACCCGGTCCCGACCACACGCCTTACGTTGCCGGGAATCTGGTTCGGCAAAAAATTGAGCGTACCAACGATTTTAAACAGGCAGGCGAACGGTATCGGTCGTTTGAAGACTGGGAACGCGATGATCTGATTAATAACCTGGTTGGGGCGTTGAAACCAGCTCATAAAGTCGTTCAGGATAAGATGATCGAGTTGTTCACGAAATGTGACGAGGATTACGGGCGTCGGGTGGCAGAAGGTATTCGACAGGACAACACCGGTCATGCTACACCGAATGAAACGCAGGCAGAAGGAGTCCGTCAGGCAGCTGAAGAATCGCAGTCGGCCCAACCGTATTGA
- a CDS encoding 2,3-bisphosphoglycerate-dependent phosphoglycerate mutase: MPLFVIVRHGQSQWNLENRFTGNVDTPLTELGRHEAREAGILLKDDRFGIGFTSELQRAIETMAIILQEIGQTDLPIQRNAALNERMYGDLQGMNKDEAEQRFGAEQVFRWRRGFTDRPPHGENLADTYNRVIPYFESTILPCLQAGKNVLVAAHGNSLRTLVMKLESISPEDIEKVELATGIPRQYNFDPTTGSFDLLPK; encoded by the coding sequence ATGCCTTTATTTGTCATCGTCCGACACGGACAATCCCAGTGGAATCTGGAAAACCGGTTCACTGGTAATGTAGACACGCCCTTAACCGAACTGGGTCGGCACGAAGCCCGAGAAGCAGGAATCCTGCTAAAAGACGATCGATTCGGCATTGGATTTACATCCGAATTGCAGCGGGCTATTGAAACGATGGCCATTATTCTGCAGGAAATCGGACAGACCGACCTCCCCATCCAACGCAATGCCGCCCTCAACGAACGCATGTACGGCGATTTACAGGGCATGAATAAAGACGAAGCCGAACAACGATTCGGTGCCGAACAGGTGTTCCGCTGGCGTCGAGGTTTCACAGACCGCCCTCCGCATGGCGAAAACCTGGCCGATACGTATAACCGCGTCATTCCGTATTTCGAATCGACTATTCTGCCTTGTCTGCAAGCCGGAAAAAATGTGCTCGTAGCCGCCCACGGCAACAGTCTGAGGACATTGGTTATGAAACTGGAATCGATCAGCCCCGAAGACATCGAGAAAGTTGAACTAGCCACCGGTATTCCGCGCCAATACAATTTCGACCCGACCACCGGCTCATTTGACCTGTTGCCCAAATAG
- a CDS encoding type I glyceraldehyde-3-phosphate dehydrogenase translates to MSKIALFGFGRIGRTALRIALRDNLFTPVAIADIKDESTLAALFSVDTNYGRWHEPVSGTEGHLKIGDRDIPYYNSAKEIPDWGAMGVDLVIDCTGRATVRSIAQAHIDRGAKRVLISAASKTLDDCDAVLLKGINLETFDPEKHKIISMASCTTNALAAVVKVIKDNFGIKSGLFSTVHAYTNTQSLTDQPMKDRRDSWAAAENVIPSSSGAAKALKFIWPDLQITGKAYRVPVRTGSIAELNLLTEKDCSVEEVNEAFRKAAAEGPLNGVMDVLEGEWVSNRIVADPHSSIIDLPLTAKQGDLLSVAAWYDNEWGYATRLAEVAAHLASK, encoded by the coding sequence ATGAGCAAAATTGCTTTGTTTGGTTTCGGCCGGATTGGTCGTACAGCTCTCCGAATCGCTCTGCGCGATAACCTCTTTACGCCTGTCGCTATCGCCGACATCAAAGACGAATCTACACTGGCAGCCCTTTTTTCTGTAGATACCAACTACGGTCGCTGGCATGAGCCCGTTAGTGGAACAGAAGGCCATCTGAAAATTGGCGATCGTGACATTCCTTATTACAATTCGGCAAAAGAAATTCCGGATTGGGGCGCTATGGGCGTCGATCTGGTCATTGACTGTACAGGGCGGGCTACGGTTCGCTCGATAGCACAAGCTCACATCGACCGGGGTGCTAAACGCGTCCTGATCAGCGCGGCCAGTAAAACACTGGACGATTGTGATGCTGTATTGCTGAAGGGCATTAATCTGGAAACATTCGATCCGGAAAAACACAAAATTATCAGCATGGCCAGTTGTACAACCAATGCGCTGGCGGCTGTTGTAAAGGTTATTAAAGATAATTTTGGCATCAAATCGGGTCTGTTCTCCACGGTTCATGCTTATACTAACACCCAGTCGCTGACCGACCAGCCAATGAAAGACCGGCGCGATTCGTGGGCAGCGGCTGAGAACGTGATTCCGTCTTCGTCAGGTGCGGCCAAGGCGCTGAAATTTATCTGGCCAGATTTACAGATCACGGGTAAAGCGTATCGCGTACCGGTTCGGACAGGCAGTATCGCCGAATTGAACCTGCTGACCGAAAAAGATTGCTCGGTTGAGGAGGTAAACGAGGCATTCCGGAAAGCAGCTGCTGAAGGTCCGCTCAATGGGGTCATGGATGTACTGGAAGGCGAATGGGTATCGAACCGGATTGTTGCTGATCCACACTCATCGATTATTGACCTGCCTTTGACGGCCAAACAGGGTGACCTGTTATCCGTTGCGGCCTGGTACGATAACGAATGGGGCTATGCTACCCGTTTGGCTGAAGTAGCCGCTCATTTAGCATCGAAATAG
- a CDS encoding alpha/beta hydrolase, translated as MNRQKLKRRILWGLAIGFILVNVVAFFHAYKFTHFADTEGKITESPDKLSVIDKIEPLLFGINNPRPENRMKPTQLFETVKLQSNKSIGCWHIKADSAKGTIILFHGYAGDKSKMLDKSDEFLKQSYNTFLVDFMGSGESEGNQTTIGFKEAEEVKTAFDYLSRNGEKHIYLFGTSQGAVAILKALYDYPLSPKGIILESPFGSMYQTTCARFTAMKVPSFPMAGLLVFWGGFQNDFWAFGHNPTDYATRVKCPTLLLYGEQDKNVSRQEIDDIYKNLTGKKELITYPLAGHENFLKQYKRAWIRDTQHFLQTIGK; from the coding sequence ATGAACAGACAGAAATTAAAAAGACGTATACTTTGGGGATTAGCCATTGGCTTCATTTTAGTGAATGTTGTTGCCTTTTTTCACGCCTATAAGTTTACCCATTTCGCTGATACTGAAGGTAAAATCACAGAAAGCCCTGATAAGCTTTCTGTGATCGATAAAATAGAGCCTTTGCTTTTTGGTATAAATAATCCAAGGCCAGAAAATAGAATGAAGCCAACACAGCTGTTTGAAACCGTAAAGCTTCAAAGCAATAAGTCAATCGGATGCTGGCATATAAAGGCCGATAGCGCGAAAGGGACTATAATTTTATTCCATGGCTACGCTGGTGACAAATCAAAAATGCTTGATAAGTCAGATGAGTTTTTAAAACAGAGCTATAATACTTTTTTGGTGGACTTTATGGGAAGTGGCGAGTCGGAGGGGAATCAAACAACCATTGGTTTCAAAGAAGCCGAAGAAGTAAAAACCGCATTTGATTATTTGTCAAGAAATGGAGAGAAACACATTTATCTGTTTGGAACCTCGCAAGGGGCCGTTGCGATTTTGAAGGCACTCTACGATTACCCACTTAGTCCGAAGGGAATCATACTGGAATCCCCCTTTGGGTCAATGTATCAAACGACTTGTGCAAGGTTTACAGCTATGAAAGTTCCTTCGTTTCCAATGGCCGGACTGCTGGTTTTCTGGGGAGGTTTTCAAAATGACTTTTGGGCGTTCGGGCATAACCCAACCGACTATGCAACCCGTGTGAAATGCCCAACGCTACTACTTTACGGCGAGCAGGATAAGAATGTAAGCAGGCAGGAAATCGATGACATTTACAAAAATTTAACCGGCAAAAAAGAGCTAATAACGTATCCACTTGCCGGACATGAAAATTTTTTAAAACAATACAAACGAGCGTGGATTCGAGATACTCAGCATTTTTTACAAACCATTGGAAAATAG
- a CDS encoding MIP/aquaporin family protein, giving the protein MASTRSNTALFGAELVGTALLLFIGLSVVIFNWGTDSVMATLVPSESLRRVITGFLFGLTGCLITLSPVGKISGAHINPAVSIAFWLRGKMKTRIMIGYVFSQLIGAVIGSLPLLFWEQQGQSIRYGITLPGDAGIQVAFIGEALTTACLILLLFLFVGNKKLRNYTPYTIPFLYGFMVWAEAPFSGCSTNPARSFGPAIISQYFTDYWLYWLAPLTGVIAVVTVFRLLRLHHYYHLEAARVSYHNSYTPQCLKTTDNLFKETAPVGVSS; this is encoded by the coding sequence ATGGCATCAACTCGTTCTAATACAGCGCTTTTCGGCGCCGAATTGGTAGGGACCGCTCTCTTGCTTTTTATCGGGTTGAGTGTTGTTATTTTCAACTGGGGAACAGATTCTGTTATGGCAACGCTTGTCCCCTCAGAATCGTTACGTCGGGTCATAACCGGTTTTCTGTTTGGTTTAACGGGCTGCCTGATAACACTGTCGCCGGTTGGCAAAATCAGTGGAGCACACATCAATCCAGCAGTAAGTATAGCTTTCTGGCTTCGGGGTAAAATGAAAACCCGGATTATGATTGGCTACGTCTTTAGCCAGTTAATTGGGGCCGTTATTGGCAGTCTGCCGTTGTTATTTTGGGAACAACAAGGCCAAAGCATACGCTATGGAATCACGTTGCCCGGCGACGCAGGCATACAAGTGGCATTTATTGGCGAAGCGTTAACCACGGCCTGCCTGATTCTTCTTTTGTTCCTGTTCGTTGGCAATAAAAAGCTTCGGAATTATACGCCTTATACGATCCCTTTTCTATACGGATTTATGGTTTGGGCTGAGGCCCCTTTTTCCGGATGTAGCACGAATCCGGCGCGTAGTTTTGGGCCTGCCATTATTAGTCAGTACTTCACGGATTATTGGCTATACTGGCTGGCTCCTTTGACGGGTGTCATTGCGGTCGTGACCGTATTCCGGCTGCTCCGGTTACACCATTATTACCACCTTGAAGCGGCTCGGGTTAGTTATCACAACAGTTATACGCCCCAATGTTTAAAAACAACCGATAACCTATTCAAAGAAACGGCGCCGGTTGGGGTAAGTTCTTGA
- a CDS encoding endonuclease/exonuclease/phosphatase family protein, whose protein sequence is MLASTSSAAYRSRLPKKQINAHWLNRWLAVLSIGLFTCSLAGRFLGRFYFFELFSHFTIQYQWLSYGFIGLWFLYWLIYWKEVKPALSVLAIVSLIGTAYLNQTPWIPGDYDSVIPSPKGDVRVVHANVLYAREEYATTVAMLKQKRSDLYVLQEMTPDKIRFVTAQVAAEFPYWFACPSKQQVWTLVGSRTAFQIDLPLARKLHIISLTTQVRGRAIELVTVHPHTPVIPSWFRERNAQLAYAAHKTRYNARPTILIGDFNISPFSPIYEELFKPDEGRMKTGQKGVLVAARQIKTQPTWPSFLPPMMIPIDHAFVNGGFTPLSFRTLDQEGSDHRAIVVDLKFR, encoded by the coding sequence ATGCTTGCCTCGACTTCATCTGCCGCATACCGATCTCGTTTACCCAAAAAACAAATTAATGCGCACTGGCTTAATCGCTGGCTAGCGGTTTTGTCCATTGGGCTCTTTACCTGTTCATTAGCGGGTCGGTTTCTGGGGCGTTTCTATTTTTTTGAACTGTTCAGCCATTTTACCATTCAATACCAATGGTTATCGTACGGCTTCATTGGGCTATGGTTTCTTTACTGGCTTATTTATTGGAAAGAAGTAAAGCCAGCTCTATCAGTTCTGGCAATTGTATCGCTGATCGGTACGGCTTATCTGAATCAAACTCCCTGGATACCGGGCGATTATGATTCGGTAATTCCATCGCCGAAGGGCGATGTCCGGGTAGTTCATGCCAATGTGCTTTATGCGCGCGAGGAGTATGCGACTACAGTAGCCATGCTCAAACAGAAACGTTCTGACCTGTATGTATTGCAGGAGATGACACCCGATAAAATTCGTTTCGTAACAGCTCAGGTAGCAGCCGAATTTCCCTACTGGTTTGCCTGCCCGTCGAAGCAGCAGGTTTGGACGCTCGTTGGAAGTCGTACTGCCTTCCAGATCGATTTGCCGCTGGCTCGCAAACTTCACATTATCTCCCTAACTACACAGGTTCGTGGTCGGGCGATAGAGCTGGTTACGGTTCATCCACACACACCGGTAATTCCCAGCTGGTTTCGCGAACGGAATGCGCAACTGGCTTATGCTGCCCATAAAACCCGGTATAACGCAAGGCCAACGATCCTGATTGGCGACTTTAACATTAGCCCGTTTTCGCCTATTTACGAAGAATTGTTCAAGCCTGATGAGGGCCGTATGAAAACGGGCCAGAAAGGAGTATTGGTCGCTGCCCGGCAAATCAAAACGCAACCTACCTGGCCAAGCTTTTTACCGCCCATGATGATCCCGATCGATCATGCGTTTGTGAACGGCGGTTTCACTCCACTGTCCTTTCGAACCCTCGATCAGGAAGGTTCTGATCACCGCGCGATCGTGGTTGATCTAAAATTTCGATAG
- a CDS encoding ThuA domain-containing protein, producing the protein MKKRAIGRLVSSCLFTLLVIYSETLTFGQTSKPQFRVLAMTEAGGIHAPFVAAAKVWLKQLADENNFTIDYIENAEPVNDAFLANYQLFIQLNYPPYMWSDTAKEAFRNYITQGKGGWVGFHHATLLGEFDGYPMWPWFSEFMGGIRYKNYIASFAKATVQVEAKNHPCMKGVPATFEVQKEEWYTYNKSPRPNVNVLATVDESSYSPDSEIKMGGDHPVVWSNEHVKARNVYVFMGHHPDLFRNNVFTTIFRNAIFWGAGK; encoded by the coding sequence ATGAAAAAACGGGCCATCGGGCGACTTGTCAGCAGCTGTCTATTTACTCTTCTGGTTATCTATTCGGAAACTTTAACCTTTGGACAAACCTCGAAACCACAGTTTCGGGTCCTGGCCATGACCGAAGCTGGTGGCATCCATGCGCCTTTTGTGGCTGCGGCTAAAGTCTGGTTAAAACAGCTGGCCGATGAAAACAACTTTACAATTGATTACATCGAAAACGCAGAACCTGTCAATGATGCATTTTTGGCTAATTATCAGCTATTTATCCAGTTAAATTATCCCCCTTACATGTGGAGCGATACGGCAAAGGAGGCTTTCCGGAACTACATCACGCAGGGCAAAGGAGGCTGGGTTGGGTTTCATCACGCTACGCTGCTGGGCGAGTTCGACGGTTATCCGATGTGGCCCTGGTTTTCGGAGTTTATGGGCGGCATCCGTTATAAAAATTACATCGCAAGCTTTGCTAAAGCAACCGTACAGGTCGAGGCTAAAAATCATCCTTGCATGAAAGGAGTACCGGCCACGTTTGAGGTGCAAAAAGAGGAATGGTATACGTACAACAAAAGTCCCCGCCCGAATGTCAACGTGCTGGCAACCGTTGATGAATCGAGTTATTCACCCGATTCGGAGATAAAAATGGGGGGCGATCACCCGGTAGTGTGGTCAAATGAGCACGTGAAGGCACGGAATGTATACGTTTTTATGGGCCATCATCCTGATCTGTTCAGGAACAATGTCTTCACAACTATTTTCAGAAATGCTATATTTTGGGGTGCCGGAAAATGA
- a CDS encoding helix-turn-helix domain-containing protein, translating into MFNTTPEKCLQKKRLEQAYYLISTKKLSPSAVYLEVGFENLSHFSTAFKKKFGVNASDL; encoded by the coding sequence ATCTTCAACACAACACCCGAAAAGTGCTTACAGAAAAAGCGTTTGGAGCAAGCCTACTATCTGATTTCAACGAAAAAGCTAAGTCCCTCAGCGGTGTATTTGGAAGTTGGTTTTGAAAACCTGTCGCATTTTTCGACTGCCTTTAAAAAAAAGTTTGGCGTCAACGCTTCGGATTTGTAA
- a CDS encoding pirin family protein: protein MIIQRNLANIYTPQAQRGFLGAGHLASPLIQVDFSESDPFIVLMDDRLEKRDEQPAGGPHPHAGFETVSLLLEGEMGDEAYRMNGGDLQLMTAGSGVIHTETIEREANMRLLQLWLTLPKKDRWATPRVQDIPLNHVPSVTDGSVDIKVYSGSLAGVTSPVQNYTPLILADIRLSPHTSTVQYIPAHYTAFLYALEGSVEVGDAMKHLTQDQVGWLDRFANDDALSELRLAAGETGGRVILYAGERQGDEIVSHGPFIGDTQEDIRRLYQDFRQGKLNHISTIPKGQRILY from the coding sequence ATGATCATTCAACGAAATCTTGCCAACATATATACACCCCAGGCCCAGCGGGGATTTTTAGGAGCGGGCCATCTTGCCAGTCCTCTCATTCAGGTTGACTTTTCAGAGAGCGATCCGTTTATCGTGTTGATGGATGATCGGCTCGAAAAACGGGATGAACAGCCAGCCGGTGGACCACATCCCCACGCTGGTTTTGAAACGGTATCCCTATTGCTGGAAGGTGAAATGGGTGATGAGGCTTACCGCATGAATGGGGGCGATTTACAACTAATGACGGCTGGTAGTGGCGTGATTCATACCGAAACCATCGAGCGAGAAGCGAATATGAGACTCTTGCAATTATGGTTGACTCTGCCCAAGAAAGACCGCTGGGCTACACCACGGGTACAGGATATTCCTTTAAACCATGTGCCCAGCGTCACGGATGGGTCAGTGGATATCAAGGTATACAGCGGCTCTTTGGCGGGTGTAACGTCACCCGTTCAGAATTATACGCCCTTGATTCTGGCCGATATCCGGTTGTCACCCCATACATCTACCGTACAATACATCCCTGCACATTACACCGCCTTTTTATATGCGCTTGAAGGTAGTGTGGAAGTTGGCGACGCGATGAAACATTTAACGCAAGATCAGGTGGGCTGGCTTGACAGATTCGCGAATGATGATGCCCTGAGCGAACTTAGATTAGCGGCCGGTGAAACGGGCGGTCGCGTCATTCTTTATGCTGGCGAACGTCAGGGGGACGAAATTGTATCACATGGGCCTTTCATTGGCGATACGCAGGAGGACATTCGTCGGCTTTACCAGGATTTTAGACAGGGTAAGCTGAACCATATTTCAACCATTCCTAAAGGGCAACGAATTCTATACTAA